The sequence aaaaataaaataaagagaagACACTTCGTATAAATACTAAAACAATTCGATGACCTTTCTTTCatataaatactgaaacaaATCGATGACATTTCtttctttgtattttttttaatgtattaaaTCGACAACCTtgttaatattatataattggAGTTTTTTTCCCCTAAAAAATTCACTCATTCATCATTTGATGATTCAAACTTAGGGTATCTGCAATGGGCATTATTTGGGTGTTACTAATGCCCAAATAATGATTAATGCCCATTCACATTATTGGGCATTGTGGGTGGGTGTTATTAACATCCACACAACACCCATCtccattttattttcttttttttagaaAGCTGCGTGTGCATGCACACCCAAACTCTTTGTATCTGCTCGCGCCATTAAAGAGAGTGAATGGGTGCAGATGcggaattattattttatttttattttttttgtttattttattatttaaatatatataaacgaTATTATTTGTAGGAATATCTGAAATGAGTCCAAcggattaatttttgaacattcaaattttttttaatatttaatttttattaaattttaatcaaattaaaaaaattttaacggCTAGTATGAATACTCATCTATAAATACAGGGACGGATCCAGGACTTCATGTTCGGGAGGGCCACATCTGCATacaaaatgataaaaataattattatatgtttgtataactttcaataacatgaatataattttttaaaaaataaatatatataatacctaaatttaatattaattttttttccaaaagagGAAAGTCAAATGTTCCTTAAAAGATATTATcgattatatatcaaaatctacgTTGTACTTGTACTTAATATCAAAGATTTTTgtctttttatattttataatttgttttttttaatctataACCAATAAAAACATGTTAAGTGAGAGCCAAAATCTCAATTTAGAGAGATGTATCATTCTATATattaatagaaaaataataacaataaaaaagtAATATGTAATCATTCATTCAATGAATTAagcttttattgtatttttttattttgcagGCACAAGTCGACATGACTTTGTTTTTTGTCCAAGTTGATGAGTAATTTTttcaattagaaaaaaaaaactatagcAACTTTCAAGTAATTTAATAAGATTTTTtcctcaaaaaaaatttaataagatTTAAAATCAAGAtgatataagaaaataaaatacatcatagaacaaaaaaaaaataacgaaATAGATTAAAGAAGTTACGaaaccaaataaaaaaacaGAACCAAatttcgatgttaagaaaaaccaaaattttactAAACTTGGTTTAAAAACAATGAGATTATCAGctaccaaaaatttcaaaatctcaaaccttaaaatcacttcaaatctgTGAAAAATCGAGCAAGATGTGTATTGAagctgaataaaataaaaaatttaaaaaatcaatcgtattttattgttttaaataaaatatggtaaatttttaataacaaaaaataaaaaattgtaagAGAGTTTAAAATAAAAGGTGATAACTtttcaaattataaaaaaaaaatggtaagAGGGTTTTAAAATAAAGGTGCTAAAATGTGaaatatatgataaaaaaaaaaataaagagggAAACGTGGTGGACAGCAAAAATGGAACTTGCGCCACATGATTTAAGTTTGGAATGCGCACGAAATCCTACCACAAGACAAAGCGCCAACAACTTGTATTTTAGGGGAtctaatattatatatagaaTAAACAAAAAATACTATATACTAATAAATTTATCTTCCCAAAATCCACAAATTCCACCAACTCATCAATATCCACATCAATTTTCAAATATGCAGTTTCctctacaaaaattttaaaatttccaaggatttggaaattttatgaaTCATCCGAATTATGCCACCCGAGGTGTACATCATCCGCTTCCAGCCGAGTATTGGCAAAACATCAGTCATCCACAGTTCGCGCCGCCGGTTATGCAAGGCTATGGTACCCCACACACAACTGGTGTGTATTTTTTTTAGCTCCGATTCCGAATGAACCTGCAACTCCGACTTTTGACCTGAAGACTCAACTATTCGATCGTGAGTCCCCAATCGATGTGGTCAATGTAGAAAAACCCATTTCAAATGTTGAGGGTACGAAAAAGCGTTCAACATGGACAAAGGTTGAAGACGAAGTCTTGGCACGAAGTTTTGTCACAATCAGCGATGATCCAATAATCGGAAACGATCAGAAGGCGGATGCTTTTTGGAGACGTGTTGTTGGCTATTACAATGAAAATCGCCCTCCAAGTTCAAACAACAGAAGTGAAAATGTTATACGATCTCATTGTCACAATACAATTCAGAAGAAGGTAAATCGATTCAATGCAAATTACAATAGTATTTACAACTTATATCGCAGTGGTCATAGTGACGAAGATATATTGAGGTTTGCATACGAATATCGCGAGGAAAACAATGGCGTTGCATTTAATCTCGAGCATGTGTGGAGAATTGTCAAGGATCGTCCAATGTTTACTCCACAATCCGATGATCACTTTGTGGCCACAAAGAAGACGAGGACCACCGAGTCAAGAGCAAGCAACACATCCTCCAACCAAAATGTGAGCATAGATCTTGATGACGAACATGCTCGTCCAATGGGTCAGAAGTAGGGGTGCAAATAAACCGAACCTGTTTGTGAGTtttacgagcccgctcgataaatatttgattcgtattcgagcttatcgaactcgagccgaatttgaacatgttcgaactttttttcgagtcgagctcgagccgaaattactctATTCGATAGTTTGagaatagttcgcgagccttaatatttaattaaaataatataattatataataatatatatacatttcgagctttcaaaccataatatccgaatagttcacgaataggttcgaatatttcgaaccgaactcgaactcgaacttcattttgagccgaactcgaaccaaaatatttgaaattatcgaacttcgaatcgagctcgaactcgaatatactcttatcgagccgaattcgaaccttaaaattttaccattattcggctcgatttggttcgtttgcacccctagtcaGAAGGCagcaaaaaaaaaagggaaaagaCAGTCAAATCGACCATGGAGGATCTGACAGTAAACTATGACAATATTTTTTCAAAGTTCAATGAGTACACAAATGTAAAGAAGTCTGAAGTCGATCTGAAACATAAGCAACTTGAAGTTGAGGAGATTAAGGCAAAAGCTTCCTTGTCCAATGCAGAAGCTAAGAGTCGTCGATTGAAGTTGAAGGAGTACGAGATCTTGAACAAATACACCTCGCAAATGACTACTGAGCAACTTATCATACATGAATGTCTGTGCAAGGATATCAGGTCGAGGTGGAATATCTAAACTGTTTGGGCATTTCGATTGATTGTATTGTTTAATTATTGCATTTTGGAGTGATTGTATTGTTtagttattgtatttttgaGTGATTGTAATGTAGAATTACTATATTTCCGAGTGATTGTAATTTTTAGTTATTGTGGTTCCGAGTTattgtaatttttaattatttatttttcgagtgattataatgtttaattattgtgGTTCCAATTACtgtgattttaaatttttatcaaCTTTGAAAACTAGTATTTACAAACtagtaatattaaatttttaattatccaACGACTTAACTTATTAGATTGAACtaaatgaataaaaataaaatcaacttataacttttttcgaaaaaaacaaaattttattttcaaaacataTTGAGTTAATTAAAAGCTATCTCAAAGATATATAAATAGATGGTGCTAAACAAATAATCTTATCTTTGAAGCCAAATGAGTTTGATAAACGAAAGATAGAacgaaaaaagaaagaaaagatggTGAAATTGGTATAATTATTAGAGTTGTTGGATTGCTCAAGTTATGTGGATTCTCTAAGAATGCAAGCCACGTTAGGTATCTACTATAATCAATTTTTGaggtttttttattaaaataatataaaaataaagaatataTATTAAAGTATACAATTTGAAAAAGTTAATGAATGCATTAAACTATCTGTTGCAAACTAGTCGTTAGAAACTATTCGTTGCAAACTAGCCTTTAGAAACTAGTCGTTGCAAAATAGTCGTTGGAAACTAGTTGTTGCAAGATATCCTTTATATATAGACACATTGTGCTACGCGATTTGCATTTCACTAAGATACCTTTCACAAACACATATACAAGAACATATTTCCTTCGAACATGTCTCATTCTACAAACAGCTCTAGCTCAAGTTCCAGCTCGACAAGCGAAGGAGTACATGTTCAAATCGATGAGCAAGATGACGATCCGGTAGAAGAACTGATGTTAATGGTACTTCAACAACACCAACTAGTTATGGAATCATATCAGAGGAGAGAAACTCGCAGAAGAAGGAGGTTCATCCAAAGAAATCGTGAAGTCGGGCATGAGAGGCTCGTCAATGATTATTTCTCTACAAACCCGGTGTATCACGACAGTATATTTCGAAGACGA comes from Henckelia pumila isolate YLH828 chromosome 4, ASM3356847v2, whole genome shotgun sequence and encodes:
- the LOC140861762 gene encoding glutathione S-transferase T3-like → MPPEVYIIRFQPTPIPNEPATPTFDLKTQLFDRESPIDVVNVEKPISNVEGTKKRSTWTKVEDEVLARSFVTISDDPIIGNDQKADAFWRRVVGYYNENRPPSSNNRSENVIRSHCHNTIQKKVNRFNANYNSIYNLYRSGHSDEDILRFAYEYREENNGVAFNLEHVWRIVKDRPMFTPQSDDHFVATKKTRTTESRASNTSSNQNVSIDLDDEHARPMGQK